A part of Armatimonadota bacterium genomic DNA contains:
- a CDS encoding redoxin domain-containing protein, which yields MFDRKVSPMKQLFALALAAAIFSGFASQGQDPKAILQQVREFQTKAYDSAPKPFTQEAFDKIQVQVKQMIRDSLKDVDPAKVDAKDSYDWAELYSMIDEHKTVCDLAHKFLTTNPTPEQKFQDQLLMMRSCNALGEADMLESTLTEVTPTSSNDSMSLAYQVGDFVDTIASKKGNDEGMKVLDQVQSHLKLADPKETAKKRLEAEKNPPKGNGNSIPATRIGGTNGQKPLTDDEKLAQYEKQAQAQNDSVLSELVMKKASLFQQMKKKDQAVASISDFIKGHPSLSPSAKNQLEMSSKQIGLTMTPATDLQAEKTIGSFSGIGALKGKVVVLDFFAHWCGPCMASVPSMVDMYSELHDKGLEIVGVTQYYGFFGKDRGITPEDEFTKLQGLITDKKMTWPIVVGPKDNSQAYGVWGIPETVIIDKQGIVRDIKVGYDPAQEAAIKKEIEDLLKE from the coding sequence ATGTTCGATAGGAAGGTATCCCCCATGAAGCAACTCTTCGCTCTCGCGCTCGCTGCGGCCATCTTTAGCGGGTTCGCGTCCCAAGGCCAAGACCCCAAGGCCATTCTCCAACAGGTCCGAGAATTCCAGACCAAGGCGTACGACAGCGCCCCGAAGCCATTCACCCAAGAAGCATTCGACAAGATTCAAGTGCAGGTGAAGCAGATGATCCGCGACTCGCTCAAGGATGTCGACCCCGCCAAGGTCGATGCGAAGGATTCGTACGACTGGGCTGAGCTCTACTCGATGATCGACGAGCACAAGACGGTATGCGACCTGGCCCACAAATTCCTCACCACAAACCCGACGCCCGAGCAGAAGTTCCAAGATCAGCTTCTCATGATGCGAAGCTGCAACGCCCTCGGCGAGGCCGACATGCTGGAGAGCACGCTCACCGAAGTCACCCCAACCTCCTCGAACGACAGCATGAGCCTGGCCTACCAGGTCGGCGACTTCGTCGACACGATCGCCTCCAAGAAGGGCAATGACGAAGGCATGAAGGTCCTGGACCAGGTTCAGAGCCACCTTAAGCTGGCCGACCCGAAGGAGACCGCCAAGAAGCGACTGGAAGCTGAAAAGAATCCGCCGAAAGGCAACGGGAACAGCATCCCCGCCACTCGGATCGGCGGCACGAACGGCCAAAAGCCGCTCACGGATGACGAAAAGCTGGCTCAGTACGAGAAGCAGGCCCAAGCTCAGAACGACTCGGTTCTCTCCGAACTCGTGATGAAGAAGGCTAGCCTCTTCCAGCAGATGAAAAAGAAAGACCAGGCCGTCGCCAGCATTTCCGACTTCATCAAGGGCCACCCCAGCCTTTCGCCTTCGGCCAAGAACCAGCTCGAAATGTCGTCCAAGCAGATCGGCCTGACCATGACACCCGCAACCGACCTCCAGGCGGAAAAGACCATCGGTTCCTTCAGCGGTATCGGCGCGCTGAAAGGTAAGGTCGTCGTTCTCGACTTCTTCGCCCACTGGTGCGGCCCGTGCATGGCCTCCGTGCCCAGTATGGTCGACATGTACAGTGAGCTCCACGACAAGGGACTCGAGATCGTCGGCGTCACTCAATACTACGGCTTCTTCGGCAAGGACCGAGGCATCACACCAGAAGACGAATTCACGAAGCTCCAAGGCCTGATCACTGACAAGAAGATGACCTGGCCGATCGTCGTCGGGCCGAAAGACAACAGCCAGGCGTACGGCGTCTGGGGCATTCCTGAGACCGTCATCATCGACAAGCAAGGCATCGTCCGCGACATCAAAGTTGGCTACGACCCAGCCCAGGAAGCGGCCATCAAGAAGGAAATCGAAGACCTCCTGAAGGAGTAG
- a CDS encoding DUF4185 domain-containing protein, which yields MLSALCLFGFGTVQPPTALSAKPAPELDALFRREDGWVGADGDYSVTIGKGKVLWLFSDTWVGKVRDGHRVEASMVNNTIGVQASAKSPAEFYLRKTEEGKAASQIVPSEGHGWFWLQSGCYAGGTLFQFLNEVEHTDDKGVFSFRSTGLWLGVTPNPSDDPNTWQTKQIRLTNTLFQPDRTLVWGASSMIDGNWAYIYGTDEHRKDGQIARSMTLARVPKTMVDDVSRWEYFDGKGWAKSFAAAAPLSDQIATEYSVTRFGRGYLEVTTENGLSPKIVGRYAEHPWGPWSTAATLYTCPEMGTMKNVFTYAAKAHPSLSAGDEVVVTYAVNSFDFWEVARNADLYWPKFVRIRLAKP from the coding sequence ATGCTGTCCGCACTCTGCCTTTTTGGTTTTGGGACCGTCCAGCCGCCGACGGCGCTGTCGGCGAAACCCGCGCCCGAGCTAGACGCACTCTTTCGGCGGGAGGACGGCTGGGTCGGGGCAGATGGCGACTACTCGGTGACCATCGGCAAGGGCAAGGTGCTCTGGCTGTTCAGCGATACATGGGTCGGCAAAGTTCGTGACGGACACCGCGTCGAGGCGTCGATGGTGAACAACACGATCGGGGTGCAGGCATCGGCCAAGTCTCCGGCCGAATTCTATTTGCGGAAGACCGAGGAAGGGAAGGCGGCTTCGCAAATCGTGCCGAGTGAGGGGCACGGGTGGTTCTGGCTCCAGTCTGGCTGCTACGCCGGCGGGACGCTCTTTCAGTTCCTCAACGAGGTGGAGCACACCGACGACAAGGGCGTATTCAGTTTCCGCTCGACCGGCCTGTGGCTGGGCGTGACGCCCAATCCGAGTGATGATCCGAACACGTGGCAGACCAAGCAGATCCGACTCACGAACACGTTGTTTCAGCCGGACCGGACGTTGGTTTGGGGAGCCTCGTCGATGATCGACGGGAACTGGGCCTACATCTATGGCACCGACGAACACCGCAAAGACGGGCAGATCGCCCGCTCGATGACTCTTGCCCGGGTGCCAAAAACGATGGTCGACGACGTGAGTCGGTGGGAGTATTTCGACGGCAAAGGCTGGGCGAAGTCGTTTGCGGCGGCGGCTCCGCTGTCCGATCAGATTGCCACCGAGTACTCGGTTACGCGGTTCGGCCGTGGGTACTTGGAGGTCACGACGGAGAATGGGCTGTCGCCGAAGATCGTTGGGCGATACGCCGAGCACCCGTGGGGACCTTGGTCCACTGCGGCGACCTTGTACACCTGTCCAGAAATGGGAACGATGAAGAACGTTTTCACCTACGCGGCGAAGGCTCACCCGAGCCTGTCGGCGGGCGACGAGGTAGTAGTCACGTACGCCGTCAATTCGTTCGATTTTTGGGAAGTGGCGCGAAATGCCGATCTCTATTGGCCAAAGTTCGTCCGAATTCGGCTTGCGAAGCCATAA
- a CDS encoding VOC family protein has protein sequence MAALRMDNIGIVVENLEVAIEFFLELGLELEGRAKVEGEWAGRITGLGDQEVEIAMMRMPDGHGRLELSRFIRPAVVADHRKAPVNALGYLRVMFAVENLDEVLAKLLKIGATLEGEVVQYEDIYRLCYIRGPEGILIGLAEELK, from the coding sequence ATGGCCGCATTGCGAATGGACAACATCGGGATCGTCGTCGAGAACCTCGAGGTAGCGATCGAATTCTTTCTGGAGCTTGGGCTCGAACTCGAAGGTCGGGCGAAGGTCGAGGGAGAATGGGCGGGGCGGATCACAGGCTTGGGTGATCAAGAGGTTGAGATTGCGATGATGCGGATGCCGGACGGGCATGGGCGACTAGAGCTTTCGCGCTTTATTCGTCCTGCCGTGGTGGCGGACCATCGCAAGGCTCCTGTCAATGCGCTTGGGTATTTGCGCGTGATGTTTGCGGTGGAAAATCTCGACGAGGTGCTGGCGAAGTTATTGAAGATCGGGGCGACGCTCGAGGGGGAAGTTGTGCAGTACGAGGACATCTATCGGCTGTGCTACATCCGCGGGCCCGAAGGGATTTTGATTGGGCTCGCTGAAGAGCTAAAGTGA
- a CDS encoding polyketide cyclase, producing MSNRELYSPGAANVAHVEKDGDHWTLVVEKSLRHSPEKVWAALTEPEQLSQWSPFDADGNLGKVGVTAKLTTVGAPPEYASETTVTRAEAPHVLEYKWGTFNMLWQLEPTDEGTKLTLWTNIARGYIGMGAAGWHVCFDVLDFLLAGEPIGRLVAHDALHLEGWQRLNREYSEQFGIEVKVPNW from the coding sequence ATGAGTAATCGAGAACTATACAGTCCGGGCGCGGCGAACGTCGCACATGTAGAGAAAGACGGGGACCATTGGACCCTAGTGGTTGAGAAGAGCTTGCGGCATTCGCCCGAGAAGGTCTGGGCTGCCCTGACGGAGCCGGAGCAGTTGTCGCAGTGGTCGCCATTTGATGCCGATGGCAATCTGGGGAAGGTCGGCGTGACCGCCAAACTGACGACGGTCGGCGCTCCGCCCGAGTACGCCTCGGAGACGACCGTGACGCGAGCCGAGGCTCCGCACGTGCTGGAATACAAATGGGGCACATTCAACATGCTGTGGCAGTTGGAACCGACCGACGAGGGCACAAAGCTGACCCTTTGGACGAACATCGCCCGCGGTTACATCGGCATGGGCGCGGCTGGATGGCATGTCTGCTTCGACGTGCTGGACTTCCTGCTGGCGGGCGAGCCGATCGGTCGATTGGTCGCTCACGACGCCCTTCACCTGGAGGGTTGGCAGAGGCTGAACCGGGAGTATTCCGAGCAGTTCGGCATCGAGGTCAAGGTGCCAAATTGGTGA
- a CDS encoding SDR family NAD(P)-dependent oxidoreductase — translation MAKMKFENQVALVTGGGAGLGLAFARGLVAEGASVVLCGRRMDVLESAAAQLGPEHLALRCDVTQETDIASVVASTIAHYGKLDILVNNAGIGDWIPFEETSTEYFDAVIATNLRGPFLCSRHAWPHLKESKGQILNISSIAGDNAYTDMSAYCSSKWGLNGLTQVLALEGAPFGIRAMSVGPGAADTDIWGDHATPEQRGRMMTIDQVADLGLWMLASPRNVHVKTVIIENFVSAFAE, via the coding sequence ATGGCGAAAATGAAGTTTGAGAACCAGGTTGCGCTCGTAACTGGCGGAGGGGCTGGACTTGGCTTGGCCTTTGCCCGTGGACTTGTGGCGGAAGGGGCGTCGGTGGTGCTTTGTGGTCGTCGGATGGACGTGCTGGAAAGCGCCGCCGCTCAGCTTGGGCCAGAACATCTCGCGCTTCGGTGCGACGTCACCCAAGAGACCGATATCGCGTCGGTCGTTGCGTCCACTATTGCGCATTACGGGAAGCTCGATATCTTGGTCAATAACGCGGGAATCGGAGACTGGATTCCCTTCGAGGAGACCTCTACCGAGTACTTCGACGCGGTCATCGCCACCAATCTTCGTGGGCCATTTCTGTGTTCGCGTCACGCGTGGCCGCACCTGAAGGAATCGAAGGGCCAGATTCTGAACATTAGCTCGATCGCCGGCGACAACGCCTACACCGACATGAGCGCTTACTGCTCCAGCAAGTGGGGTCTTAACGGACTTACGCAGGTTCTGGCGTTGGAGGGCGCACCCTTCGGAATCCGGGCGATGAGCGTTGGTCCGGGCGCGGCGGACACGGACATTTGGGGAGACCACGCGACGCCCGAACAGCGTGGACGAATGATGACGATCGACCAAGTCGCCGATCTGGGATTGTGGATGTTGGCCTCGCCTCGCAACGTTCACGTGAAGACGGTGATCATCGAGAACTTTGTGAGCGCTTTTGCCGAGTAG
- a CDS encoding metalloregulator ArsR/SmtB family transcription factor, with product MQSVFEVIVEPNRRAILSLLAASEQSVGEIEKQLGMSQPKVSKHLRVLRDAGLVQAQIDAQRRVYRVRAESLREVEDWLTPFRRFWTAHVDALERHLDQMEDQE from the coding sequence ATGCAATCGGTCTTTGAAGTAATCGTCGAGCCAAATCGCCGAGCGATTCTGAGCCTATTGGCGGCTTCGGAGCAGTCGGTTGGCGAGATCGAGAAGCAGTTGGGGATGTCTCAACCAAAGGTCTCGAAGCACTTGCGGGTGCTGCGCGACGCGGGGCTTGTGCAGGCCCAGATCGACGCCCAGCGACGGGTGTACCGGGTGCGGGCGGAGTCTTTGCGCGAAGTCGAGGATTGGCTGACGCCCTTCCGCCGATTCTGGACGGCGCATGTGGACGCCCTAGAACGTCATTTGGATCAGATGGAGGACCAAGAATGA